Part of the Lichenicola cladoniae genome is shown below.
GCTGCGCCTGGTGCTGAGGGACATGCTGGAGTGCCTGCTTCGCCATGCACCGGGCAGGCTGATCATCGTCAACGGCCACGGCGGCAATGCGCAGGCGATCCATGACGTCACGCAGGAGATCCTGCTCGAAAGCGGCGTGCTGATCCCGAGCTTCTACCTGTGGAAGATCGCGGGCGGCCTGCTTCCCGAACTGCTCGGCGCCGACCATGCGGCACGATCGTCCGGCCACGGCGCCGATCCCCTCGCCAGCGTGGCGATGCATCTGTTTCCGGAGCTGATCCGCGCCGACCTGATCCCGGCCGCGCCCGCGCCGCAGCGGACGATTGCCGGCCTGCCGATCGGCGGTTTCGGCACGGCTCGTTTCGAGGGCGTCGAGATCGGGATTCCGGTCGAGCTCGGCGAGACCGTGGTCACCGGCGACGCGACGCTGTGCAGCGCCGAAGCCGGGGCGCTGATCACCGAGCGGCTAGTCGCCCTCGGGGCCGGGCTGATCGCCCATCTCTCGTCGCATCCGGGAGCGTCCGTGGATGGGTGAGGACCGTCCGACCGGCCCGACCGGCCAGCGCTACGGTTTTGGGACGATCATCCTTCACTGGCTGACGGCCCTCTTGGTCGTCACCAATTTCGCCCTGGCACAAACCTGGCGCTTCATGCCCAGCCACAGCCCGCAGCAAGGTTCGCTCAAGCACCTGCATATCTCGTTCGGCGTAATGCTTGCGGCGGTGCTGTCCGTCAGGATCGTCTGGCGCCTGACGCACCGGCATCGATTTCCGGACACCGCCGGGCGTCTCGCAGGTGTCGCCGCCCGGACGGTTCATTTCCTGTTCTACGGGCTTCTTGTCGCGATGGTGCTGACCGGCCTCGGGAAACGATGGATCCCGGGCAGGCCGGTCGTGGTGTTCGGGCTGCCGATCCCTCCACCGTTCGCCTTCGACCCGAGCTGGCGACCCTACGCGAACGATGTCCACCACTACCTGGCCTGGACCATCATCATCCTGTCCTCCCTGCATACGGTTGCGGCACTCCTGCATCATTACGGTCGGCGAGACGGCGTGCTGAGACGGATGTTACCCGGCCGGCGGCGCAAAGCGTTTGTCGCAGTGCACAATTTGCGGTTATGACAGGCTCTCTCTTCCTGCCGCCGAGGGCGCTGCCGTGACGGATACCAAACTTCCAGCCAGGGCACCCCTCGTCCCTCCGCACGGCATCGGCTGGGCCATCTTCGCCCTCGCCGTCGGCGGTTTCGCGATCGGCACCGGCGAGTTCTCGATGATGGGATTGCTGCCGAGCGTCGCCGGCAACCTGCATGTGAGCGTTCCGGATGCCGGCAAGCTGATCAGCTTCTATGCGCTGGGCGTGGTGGTCGGTGCGCCGCTGATCACCGTGCTGTGCGCCCGGATGCCGCGGCGCCGGTTGCTGATGGCCATGATGGGGCTCTACGTGATCGGTAACCTGCTGAGCGCCCTGTCCCACGACTTCGCCACGATCGCTCTGTTCCGCTTCGTCAGTGGCCTGCCGCATGGTGCGTATTTCGGATGTGCCGCCCTGGTCGGTGCCTCGATGGTGGAGATGGGCAAACGTGCGCAGGCGGTTGGCCGGGTCATGCTGGGACTCACCACCGCCACCCTGATCGGTGCTCCGCTCGCCGCCTGGTGCGGGCAGATGATAGACTGGCACCTGGCCTATGCATTCGTGGCGTTGATTGCCGCAATAACAATAGGTTTGCTGGCGATCTTCCTACCGCCTATCGAGGCTGCGGAAGGCGCTTCGCCGTTGACCGAGCTCGGCGCGCTGACCCGGATCCAAGTATGGCTGGCCCTCGCGACTGCCGCAGTCGGGTTCGGCGGCTTGTTCGCGGTCTACAGCTACCTTGCTCCCGCGTTGATCAACAGTACCCGCATGGCGCCGACGCTGGTGCCGCTCGTGCTCGTGGTGCTCGGGCTCGGCATGGCGGTCGGCAACACGATCGGCGCCACCCTGGCCGACCGTAACCTGCGCATGTCGATCGTCGGCTTCATCGTTTGGAACGGCCTGGCTTCGCTGCTGTTCGTCTGGACCCTGCCGGCCTGGTGGGCGGTCACCATCGACGCGTTCCTGATCGGCTTCGGCGTTGCCCTGGCGCCCGCGCTGCAGACCCGGCTGATGGACGTGGCGGCGGACGCCCAGGCCCTGGCCGCGTCGCTGAACCACTCCGCCTTCAACATCGCCAACGGCCTCGGCGCGGCGTTCGCCGGTGCGGCGATCACTGCAGGCTATGGCTGGTCGTCGCCGGGCTGGGTCGGCGCGTGCCTCGCCGTGGGCGGACTGGCCATCTTCATGGTGTCCCTGGCGATCGAACGGATCAGGCCTGCTTCCGCCGTAACACCAGCAAGAGCGCCAGAATCAGTAGCAGCGTAAGCACTCCCATCAGCCGCAGGACCTTGACGATCGCCAGGCTGTAGCGGCCCGTCGCCGGGTCGTAATGGAAACACAGCAACAGGATCGACGGCGCGCGCTGGCCGATCGTTCCGGCCCTCGCCTGCGACAGCGCCGCCACCACCGCGCCCGGCTGATACCCGACGCCCAGCAGGTATCCCGAGACCGTTCCGTCCGGCGTCAGGATGACGATACCGGCCGGGTGCAGGAACTGCTTGAGCGAGACGTCATACCGGCTGTGATAGCCGACCGCCTGCTCGATCCGGCCGATCTCCGCTGACGGCGCCGTGGCGAAATGCCAGCCCGACGCGGCACCGGGCACCGCGAACCGGGCCAAGTCTCGCGTCTTGGCCTCGGCCGCGTCCCTCGGACCCTCCGCCGGATCGATGCTGAGGAACACCAGGCTGTAATCCTTCGGCAGATGCAGGCCACTTTCGGCCAGGGCCTGGAACGCATCGTCCCGGACCACGCCGCACAAGGCCGGACAGGCGAAATAGCCGAGCAGCAGCAAGGTCGGCTTGTGGTCGATCAGCCCGGCGAGGTTCGTCGCCCGCCCGTCGGAATCGACCATCCTGGTGGCCAGCGGCACATGCGCGCCGAGCTGCTGGTTGTAACCGATCCCGCCGAGGTCAGGCCCGGCGCCACCCAGTACTAGCGCCGCCCCCAGAAGAAGCGCGGTCCGAAACCGGTGTTTCACCAGGCGAATTTAGCCAGCCGGCCCGATGGGCCTCCGAGCACCGTATCGTCGCGCATGACCGTGGTCCCGCGCAGGATCGTGGCGATCGGCCATCCGGTGACCTGCATCCCGTCGAACGGCGTCCAGCCGCATGGCGTGACGATCCGGTCGTTGCTGATGGTGCGCCGGGCCTGCATGTCGACCAGCGTGAAGTCGGCATCGTTGCCCGCCGCGATCCGGCCCTTGCCCACCATGTTGTAGACGCGGGCCGGGCCGGCCGCCATCAGATCGACCACCCGCGACAGCGACAGCCGGCCGGCATTCACATGGTCCAGCATCACCGGCACGATCGTCTGCACCCCGGTTAGCCCGGCCGGGCACCCCGGCCATTCCCGCTGCTTGGCGCCCAGCGGATGGGGAGCGTGATCGGACGACACGGTATCGACGGTGCCGTCGCGCACCGCTGCCCAGCTCGCCTCGTAATGCCGGCGGTCTCGGATCGGCGGGTTCATCACCGCCAGTCCCCCAAGCCGCTCGTAGCAATCCGGCGCAACCTGGGTCAGGTGGTTCACCAGCACCTCGACCGTGGCGAGGTCACGGAATCCGCCGAGATAGCCCAGCTCCTCTTCCGTCGAGACATGCAGGATATGCGCGGAGCGACCGGTCTTGCGGGCCAGGGCCATGATCCGCCTGGTTCCCAGGAACGCACACTCCTCGTCCCGCCAGATCCGGTGCGTGTCGTACGGCATCCCCGTGGTGAACAGGGACCGGCGCTCCTGCAGCCGGTATTCGTCCTCGCTGTGGAACGCGATCCGGCGCCGGCCACTTCGCATCACCGCTTCGATCCCGGCATCGTCCTCGATCATCAGGTCGCCGGTGGAACTGCCTGCGAACACCTTGACCGCGCAGACTCCGTCCCAGCCCTCGTACTCGCCGAGCGACGCGGTGTTCGCGCGTGTCGCCCCGACATAGAACCCGAAATCGGTGTAGCTCTCCCGCGCCGCGTACTCCTGTTTCCAGTGCAGCGTCCCGGCATCGGTGATCGCCGGGCTGGTGTTCGGCATGTCGAACACCGTGGTGATGCCGCCGAGGATCGCCGCCCGGGTCCCGGTCGGAATACTCTCGATCGCCGCGTCGCCCGGATCGCGCAGATGCACGTGCGCGTCGATCAGTCCGGGCAGCACATGCAGTCCGGTCGCGTCGATCGTCTCGGCTGCTTCCGCGTACGTCTCGACGCCCAGCGCCGCGATGCGCCCGTCCCGCACGCCGATGTCGGTCTGCGTCTCGCCCCATGGCAGGACGCAGATGCCGTTGCGGATGATCAGGTCGTAGCGCATCGGCGGTGCCTCGTGACGGTCAGGATACCGAGCCTACGACACGGCACCATGTCCGAGAACCACCGGCCGAACACAGCATCCGGATGTCAGGCGCCGCCCCAGTTCATCGTCAGGCCGCCATCCATGGTCCAGGTCTGGCCGGTCACGTAGTCGGCGTCGTCCGACGCCAGAAAGACTGCCAGTCGCGCGATCTCTTCCGGCTGTCCCGGCCGGTGCCAGGGGATCGAGTCCATCGATTTCCTGCTCTTCTCCGGATCGTCCAGCGTTTCCTGGGTCATCGGGGTCTGGATCAGGCCGGGCGCGATGTTATTCACGTTGATCCGGTCGGGTGCCAGCTCGATTGCGAGGCTGCGGGTCAGCGAGCCGACGCCCGCCTTCGCCATGCCGTACGGCGCGCTGCCGGGTGTAGGCAGGTGCTGGGCCACCGAACTGATGGTTACGATCCGACCCTTGCCGCCGTGCTTCTTGCGCAGCCGGATGAAGGCGCGGCAGCAAAAGAGCGGTCCCATCAGGTCGGTGCGAAGAACCAGCTCCAGCATCTCGTCTTCGAGCTCGGCGACCGGCGTGCCGCCCATGCCCTTGCCGGCGTTGTTGACCAGCACGTCCACGATGCCGAGCCCGGATGCAGCCTGGAACAATGCCTCGACATCCGCGGGCCGGCCGACATCGCCCTGCACCACGACGGCGCGCCGCCCGGCCTTCTCGACCCGGCGCTTGGTCTCCTCGGCACCCTCGCGGTCGGTATGATAGCCGATGCACACGTCGGCGCCTTCGTGGGCGAACAATTCGGCGATCGCCTGACCGATGCCGGAGTCGGCTCCGGTCACGATCGCGATCCGGTGTTCGAGCTTCATGACAGGTCTCCTCGGTCAATTCGGCGACCGAACGCCTGAACCGTTGCCGGGACCGATGCTGCCCGCACACAAGCCGGTGTGCGGCTCAGCTCACCGCATGTGCCAGCCAGTAGAACACCGCACCCACCACCGCGGACGCCGGCAACGTAACCACCCACGCCACCACGATGTTGCGCCGACACCGACGATTGACCCGGTCACCATGTGCGTCATCGAGACCGGCGAGGTCCGGGCCCGGACCTGCTCAATCCACAAAGTCGCCGATCAGCCGCTCGTGCGCGCGGTTCCGAGCCGCGACAGGCTGATGATAGCGGCTACCAGCGCGAAG
Proteins encoded:
- a CDS encoding creatininase family protein encodes the protein MSAAVVTKVRLGALTSAEAGLRLRAGATVLLPLGSHEDQGPHAPMGDYMSAELISELIALRAISAGHDTVVAPPLPFGGRDFFGSRPGGIALRQATLRLVLRDMLECLLRHAPGRLIIVNGHGGNAQAIHDVTQEILLESGVLIPSFYLWKIAGGLLPELLGADHAARSSGHGADPLASVAMHLFPELIRADLIPAAPAPQRTIAGLPIGGFGTARFEGVEIGIPVELGETVVTGDATLCSAEAGALITERLVALGAGLIAHLSSHPGASVDG
- a CDS encoding cytochrome b, with product MGEDRPTGPTGQRYGFGTIILHWLTALLVVTNFALAQTWRFMPSHSPQQGSLKHLHISFGVMLAAVLSVRIVWRLTHRHRFPDTAGRLAGVAARTVHFLFYGLLVAMVLTGLGKRWIPGRPVVVFGLPIPPPFAFDPSWRPYANDVHHYLAWTIIILSSLHTVAALLHHYGRRDGVLRRMLPGRRRKAFVAVHNLRL
- a CDS encoding MFS transporter, which gives rise to MTDTKLPARAPLVPPHGIGWAIFALAVGGFAIGTGEFSMMGLLPSVAGNLHVSVPDAGKLISFYALGVVVGAPLITVLCARMPRRRLLMAMMGLYVIGNLLSALSHDFATIALFRFVSGLPHGAYFGCAALVGASMVEMGKRAQAVGRVMLGLTTATLIGAPLAAWCGQMIDWHLAYAFVALIAAITIGLLAIFLPPIEAAEGASPLTELGALTRIQVWLALATAAVGFGGLFAVYSYLAPALINSTRMAPTLVPLVLVVLGLGMAVGNTIGATLADRNLRMSIVGFIVWNGLASLLFVWTLPAWWAVTIDAFLIGFGVALAPALQTRLMDVAADAQALAASLNHSAFNIANGLGAAFAGAAITAGYGWSSPGWVGACLAVGGLAIFMVSLAIERIRPASAVTPARAPESVAA
- a CDS encoding SCO family protein; its protein translation is MKHRFRTALLLGAALVLGGAGPDLGGIGYNQQLGAHVPLATRMVDSDGRATNLAGLIDHKPTLLLLGYFACPALCGVVRDDAFQALAESGLHLPKDYSLVFLSIDPAEGPRDAAEAKTRDLARFAVPGAASGWHFATAPSAEIGRIEQAVGYHSRYDVSLKQFLHPAGIVILTPDGTVSGYLLGVGYQPGAVVAALSQARAGTIGQRAPSILLLCFHYDPATGRYSLAIVKVLRLMGVLTLLLILALLLVLRRKQA
- a CDS encoding dihydroorotase, with the protein product MRYDLIIRNGICVLPWGETQTDIGVRDGRIAALGVETYAEAAETIDATGLHVLPGLIDAHVHLRDPGDAAIESIPTGTRAAILGGITTVFDMPNTSPAITDAGTLHWKQEYAARESYTDFGFYVGATRANTASLGEYEGWDGVCAVKVFAGSSTGDLMIEDDAGIEAVMRSGRRRIAFHSEDEYRLQERRSLFTTGMPYDTHRIWRDEECAFLGTRRIMALARKTGRSAHILHVSTEEELGYLGGFRDLATVEVLVNHLTQVAPDCYERLGGLAVMNPPIRDRRHYEASWAAVRDGTVDTVSSDHAPHPLGAKQREWPGCPAGLTGVQTIVPVMLDHVNAGRLSLSRVVDLMAAGPARVYNMVGKGRIAAGNDADFTLVDMQARRTISNDRIVTPCGWTPFDGMQVTGWPIATILRGTTVMRDDTVLGGPSGRLAKFAW
- a CDS encoding SDR family NAD(P)-dependent oxidoreductase; the protein is MKLEHRIAIVTGADSGIGQAIAELFAHEGADVCIGYHTDREGAEETKRRVEKAGRRAVVVQGDVGRPADVEALFQAASGLGIVDVLVNNAGKGMGGTPVAELEDEMLELVLRTDLMGPLFCCRAFIRLRKKHGGKGRIVTISSVAQHLPTPGSAPYGMAKAGVGSLTRSLAIELAPDRINVNNIAPGLIQTPMTQETLDDPEKSRKSMDSIPWHRPGQPEEIARLAVFLASDDADYVTGQTWTMDGGLTMNWGGA